In one Candidatus Bathyarchaeota archaeon genomic region, the following are encoded:
- a CDS encoding TIGR00289 family protein, producing the protein MRVASLFSGGKDSTFALWYALHQGWDVVCLVSVRSENPYSWMFHYPTIQWTRLQAEALQMPLVEIKTKGEKETELEDLKSGLLTVKENYRIEGLVTGGVFSEYQRTRFDRICDEVQIRSFAPLWHKKPELLLSDYINFGFDIRITGVFAYGFDETWLGRKLDENCLKELEVLRRKYKIHLSGEGGEFQTFVCDGPIFTKRIVFCEVEKCWDGSSGFLILKDAKLQNKF; encoded by the coding sequence TTGAGGGTAGCCTCTCTCTTTTCCGGTGGAAAGGATTCAACGTTTGCTTTATGGTATGCGCTTCATCAAGGCTGGGATGTTGTTTGCCTCGTTTCTGTTAGGTCTGAGAATCCATATTCGTGGATGTTTCACTACCCAACTATTCAATGGACTCGACTGCAGGCTGAAGCTCTTCAGATGCCGTTGGTTGAAATCAAAACGAAAGGTGAAAAGGAAACCGAGTTAGAGGACTTGAAATCTGGTTTATTAACAGTGAAAGAAAATTATAGAATAGAAGGTCTAGTTACAGGAGGGGTATTCAGCGAGTACCAGAGAACAAGATTTGATCGAATTTGCGATGAAGTTCAAATCCGGAGCTTTGCTCCACTTTGGCATAAAAAACCAGAGCTCCTCCTCAGCGACTACATTAACTTTGGATTTGACATTAGAATCACTGGAGTTTTCGCTTACGGGTTCGACGAAACTTGGCTGGGTAGGAAATTAGATGAGAACTGTTTGAAAGAACTAGAAGTATTGCGTCGAAAATACAAAATTCACCTTAGTGGAGAAGGGGGGGAATTTCAAACATTCGTCTGTGATGGACCAATTTTTACGAAAAGAATTGTTTTTTGCGAAGTAGAAAAATGTTGGGATGGCAGCTCAGGCTTCCTAATTTTAAAAGACGCAAAGTTACAGAATAAGTTCTGA
- a CDS encoding iron ABC transporter permease encodes MRSTFRDQVEKTLASRWCRGIWYAFILTFFVAFVLIPTIYVLSYAITGWGAINLYVLSDPLTMGIITRSLLTSFKIAGLVTFIDFLTGLPMAWIIVRHRFKGRRFIDTLIDMPLAVPTSALGFSVAMFWASKEGVAILFGFSNGLIASPFLLVMMVHLAFSYPYMVSSLIAILEEIDITYEIAARTLGAAPLTAARTITLPLFKAGLITGIILSFARSISETGATMIALTTLASVEKTAPVLIASWKSIASQNPELASKLIPAGAFVSMALIVLAGILLVILKLIIIYTKIPTRRVWPKAERFLSRAWPKRLRDIYAYLFLFSAIIIPGFFIFVYAMHGPSLSGSSVSLDWTRFWSSLNASFSIATIVTLINLALGTPMAILIARGNREKEKLKSLTLLLDNLINIPLIIPTVALGFSLGLFWSMISRLYFPQLAQNPFWLIVLAHVAFTYPFIVRSICGAIEELDPTFEDAAKTLGARPLQVFRLVTLPIVKPSILAGAIMVFTRSLDETGATMAVVPEAVTAPVYIVTLVSKLAYYEAALACIVLIVLSYTAMLALRYLTSRIRVT; translated from the coding sequence GTGCGAAGTACTTTCAGGGACCAAGTTGAGAAAACCCTTGCTTCTCGTTGGTGCCGTGGAATCTGGTATGCTTTCATCCTCACTTTTTTTGTGGCTTTTGTCCTTATACCGACGATTTACGTTTTGTCGTATGCCATAACCGGGTGGGGTGCAATTAACCTCTATGTATTATCGGATCCGCTTACCATGGGCATAATTACCCGATCATTGTTAACATCCTTTAAAATTGCCGGATTGGTCACTTTTATCGACTTTCTCACCGGCTTGCCAATGGCTTGGATCATCGTGAGGCATCGATTTAAAGGGAGGAGATTCATCGACACGCTAATTGATATGCCATTAGCCGTTCCTACTTCAGCATTAGGTTTCTCGGTTGCAATGTTTTGGGCGTCCAAAGAGGGGGTAGCAATTCTTTTCGGGTTTAGTAACGGCTTAATTGCATCACCATTCTTGCTAGTTATGATGGTACACTTAGCCTTCTCCTACCCCTATATGGTCAGCTCATTAATAGCTATCCTTGAAGAGATTGACATCACATACGAGATTGCCGCGAGGACATTGGGCGCCGCGCCTCTAACCGCAGCTAGGACTATTACTCTCCCACTATTTAAAGCAGGTTTAATTACTGGGATTATTCTTTCTTTTGCACGAAGTATAAGTGAAACTGGCGCCACAATGATCGCTCTAACAACATTAGCAAGCGTTGAGAAGACAGCTCCAGTATTAATAGCCTCATGGAAGTCAATCGCATCTCAGAACCCAGAGTTAGCTAGCAAGCTTATCCCTGCAGGAGCATTCGTTAGTATGGCTTTAATTGTTTTAGCTGGCATTCTTTTGGTAATATTGAAACTCATTATTATATACACCAAAATCCCCACTCGGAGAGTTTGGCCTAAAGCTGAACGTTTCTTAAGCAGAGCCTGGCCTAAAAGATTACGTGATATATATGCCTATCTATTTCTCTTTTCAGCGATAATTATTCCCGGTTTTTTCATTTTTGTCTACGCAATGCATGGACCCTCTCTAAGCGGTTCGTCTGTAAGCCTTGATTGGACTCGATTCTGGAGCAGTTTAAACGCGTCCTTCTCAATCGCCACAATTGTTACCTTGATTAACCTTGCCCTAGGCACCCCGATGGCGATTCTTATTGCAAGAGGTAATCGAGAAAAAGAAAAATTGAAGAGTTTAACCCTCTTACTAGATAACCTAATTAATATACCATTAATCATCCCGACGGTTGCATTAGGTTTTTCATTAGGGCTATTTTGGTCGATGATAAGCCGACTTTATTTCCCTCAGCTAGCTCAAAATCCATTTTGGCTCATTGTCCTCGCTCACGTGGCATTTACCTATCCATTTATTGTCAGAAGCATTTGCGGTGCAATTGAGGAGCTTGATCCAACATTTGAAGATGCAGCCAAAACACTTGGTGCTCGACCATTACAAGTGTTCAGACTAGTAACTCTACCTATTGTCAAGCCGTCGATCTTAGCCGGAGCAATTATGGTATTCACAAGAAGTTTAGATGAAACTGGCGCCACAATGGCTGTTGTCCCTGAGGCAGTTACCGCGCCAGTATATATAGTCACACTTGTTAGTAAACTTGCCTATTACGAAGCTGCATTAGCCTGCATAGTCTTAATAGTACTTTCATATACGGCGATGCTTGCACTTCGATATCTCACATCAAGAATAAGGGTGACATAG
- a CDS encoding acetate--CoA ligase: MLENFFTPSSVAVIGASREPGKVGHTIIRNIVNSGYKGKIFPVNPKADKILNLECYPSVLKIPENVDLGVITVPSFLVPQVVEECGEKGIKSLVVISAGFKEIGPEGATLERQLLDISRKYNIRILGPNCLGIVDTYTPLNATFAAETPLKGNIAFISQSGALCIAVLDWSLTENIGFSRFVSLGNKSDLDEADFMQAIADDPNTNVILVYIESVGNGEKFIKVAKQVTRKKPVIILKSGVSEAGARAASSHTGALAGRDIAFETAFKQTGIIRARSVEELFDLAETFSTQPIPEGPNVVIITNAGGPGILATDACDKYGLKLAPINSELLIKLSSGLPPTAGLHNPIDVIGDATPERYGFALSNVMDYKEAHSVVTLLTRQAMTEPERIAEFIVNMREKYPTKPILAVFMGGEKVKDAIKILAKARIPNFPFPERAIYALAEITKYGEYLRTRVEEEIPKFSVNTTTVREILNNVRAERRVNLLGVEAKSVLSAYGVPTPPSNLAKTKEEAVRLAEEIGYPVVLKVASPQILHKTDIGGIKLNLNTPADVAGGFDEIIENVNRYTPTATVYGIEVQKMVKEGKEMIIGMSRDPQFGPMIMFGLGGIYVNFLKDVSFRLAPLTRKDASEMVFETKAATLLRGIRGEKPSDIDSIIDVLLRISQLVTEFPEINELDLNPLFVYEKGKGSLALDVKITIAP; encoded by the coding sequence ATGCTTGAAAATTTCTTTACGCCGTCCTCAGTAGCCGTCATTGGTGCCTCGAGGGAACCCGGCAAAGTAGGACACACGATCATTAGAAACATTGTCAATAGCGGCTACAAAGGAAAGATTTTTCCGGTAAACCCTAAAGCTGATAAAATTTTAAACTTAGAATGTTACCCGAGTGTCCTAAAAATACCTGAGAATGTCGACCTCGGGGTAATAACCGTCCCCAGTTTTCTTGTACCTCAGGTCGTAGAAGAGTGTGGAGAGAAGGGAATCAAAAGTCTTGTTGTTATCTCGGCAGGATTTAAGGAAATTGGACCAGAGGGGGCAACTTTAGAACGACAATTACTTGATATCAGTCGAAAATATAATATCCGAATACTTGGTCCAAACTGCTTAGGGATAGTTGACACTTATACCCCCTTAAACGCTACTTTCGCGGCTGAAACGCCCCTCAAAGGGAATATTGCATTTATCTCGCAGAGCGGTGCCTTATGCATCGCAGTTTTAGACTGGTCTTTAACCGAAAATATTGGATTTAGTAGATTCGTCAGCCTCGGAAACAAATCTGATCTTGATGAAGCAGATTTCATGCAAGCAATAGCAGACGACCCTAACACTAACGTCATATTAGTATACATTGAAAGTGTCGGAAACGGCGAAAAATTCATCAAAGTTGCAAAGCAAGTTACCAGAAAGAAGCCAGTTATCATTTTAAAGTCTGGAGTATCCGAAGCGGGTGCTCGGGCAGCATCATCACATACCGGAGCTCTAGCAGGAAGAGACATCGCATTTGAAACCGCATTTAAACAAACAGGCATCATCCGCGCAAGATCAGTCGAAGAACTTTTCGATCTAGCAGAAACCTTTTCAACACAACCAATCCCAGAAGGCCCTAACGTCGTAATAATTACTAACGCCGGTGGCCCCGGAATTCTAGCAACAGACGCGTGTGATAAATATGGGCTTAAACTGGCGCCAATCAATTCTGAGCTATTGATAAAACTCAGTAGCGGTCTACCCCCAACGGCGGGTCTACATAACCCCATTGATGTCATTGGAGATGCAACCCCTGAACGTTATGGATTTGCCTTAAGCAACGTCATGGACTATAAAGAAGCCCACAGCGTGGTGACACTCCTCACCCGACAAGCCATGACGGAGCCGGAGAGGATAGCAGAATTCATAGTTAATATGAGGGAAAAATATCCAACTAAGCCGATCCTTGCAGTGTTTATGGGTGGAGAGAAGGTAAAGGATGCGATCAAAATTCTCGCGAAAGCAAGAATACCCAATTTTCCATTTCCAGAACGGGCAATATACGCCCTAGCAGAAATTACTAAATACGGAGAATACCTTCGAACCCGAGTTGAGGAGGAAATACCGAAATTCTCTGTAAACACAACTACTGTTAGAGAAATTTTAAACAATGTAAGAGCTGAAAGGCGGGTTAACCTTCTTGGCGTGGAAGCGAAATCAGTTCTGAGCGCCTATGGAGTACCCACACCCCCAAGCAACTTAGCAAAAACCAAAGAAGAGGCTGTTAGACTAGCGGAAGAAATTGGGTACCCAGTAGTTCTCAAAGTGGCTTCCCCCCAGATTCTTCATAAAACCGATATCGGAGGAATCAAGCTTAACCTAAATACTCCAGCAGACGTAGCGGGAGGATTTGATGAAATAATTGAGAACGTTAACCGCTACACTCCAACGGCAACTGTTTACGGTATTGAAGTCCAGAAGATGGTGAAAGAAGGTAAAGAGATGATCATCGGTATGAGCCGCGATCCACAGTTTGGACCGATGATCATGTTCGGATTAGGCGGCATTTACGTTAATTTCCTTAAGGATGTTTCCTTTCGGTTAGCTCCCTTAACGCGAAAAGACGCTTCAGAAATGGTCTTTGAGACAAAAGCAGCTACGCTACTTCGTGGAATCCGCGGAGAAAAACCTTCAGACATAGATTCAATTATTGATGTACTTCTTAGAATTTCGCAACTTGTCACCGAGTTCCCCGAAATAAACGAATTAGATTTGAATCCGCTATTCGTGTATGAAAAGGGGAAAGGGTCATTAGCTTTAGATGTAAAAATTACAATTGCCCCGTGA
- a CDS encoding phosphotransacetylase family protein — MARVPSLFVVSTEGYAGKTAVCLGLALKMREKGYKVGYFRPIGLEMIRTPNGKPIDEDAILMNEVLELKLPQETIVPLTLRSRFLEECSKVEPKIYLERIERAYAKASEGKDILIIEGLNRVEDCTFMELSAPILAKKFESKVLIVSRAATDTVVDLILRDKKCIQAEGAPCIGTILNYVPRQILEKVKEIAVSILEKHNVKVWGVIPEDVRLTAPTVREIHEKLGGEILVREDKLDNLIEDFLVGAMTAESSLKYFRRTVNKAVITGGDRADLALAALETSMSVLILTGNLYPSVKVLVRAEEQGVPVLLVPYDTYTTVQYLSKIAGRIKPRDTKKIELTKQFIETYVNWEGILKTVLPNL; from the coding sequence TTGGCGCGAGTCCCAAGCCTATTTGTCGTTTCAACCGAAGGATATGCTGGTAAGACCGCTGTTTGCCTTGGTCTGGCATTAAAGATGAGGGAAAAAGGATACAAAGTCGGTTATTTCAGGCCAATTGGGTTAGAGATGATACGCACTCCAAATGGAAAACCTATCGACGAAGACGCAATATTAATGAATGAAGTTCTTGAACTCAAATTGCCACAAGAAACAATTGTTCCACTGACCCTCCGTAGCCGATTCTTAGAAGAATGTTCCAAAGTTGAACCCAAGATCTATTTAGAGAGAATTGAGAGAGCCTACGCAAAGGCTAGTGAGGGGAAGGATATCCTTATTATTGAGGGGCTTAACCGCGTGGAAGATTGCACCTTCATGGAACTTTCAGCCCCCATCTTAGCGAAAAAGTTCGAATCAAAAGTTTTAATCGTATCCCGAGCTGCCACCGACACGGTTGTCGACCTCATTCTTCGCGATAAAAAATGTATTCAAGCAGAGGGTGCACCCTGCATCGGCACCATCCTAAACTATGTACCACGTCAAATCCTTGAGAAAGTCAAAGAAATTGCGGTAAGCATCCTCGAAAAGCATAACGTAAAAGTCTGGGGAGTTATTCCGGAAGACGTTAGATTAACCGCTCCAACAGTTAGGGAAATACACGAGAAATTAGGAGGTGAAATTCTAGTCCGCGAAGACAAGCTTGATAACCTGATAGAAGACTTTCTAGTCGGAGCGATGACTGCAGAAAGCTCGTTAAAATACTTCCGTCGAACCGTAAACAAAGCTGTCATAACCGGCGGTGATAGAGCGGACTTAGCCCTTGCTGCACTTGAAACAAGCATGTCGGTGCTTATCCTAACAGGAAATCTTTATCCAAGCGTCAAAGTATTGGTTCGAGCAGAAGAACAAGGTGTTCCCGTTCTCCTTGTTCCCTACGATACCTACACCACCGTTCAGTACCTATCTAAAATTGCGGGAAGAATTAAACCAAGGGACACGAAAAAAATTGAGTTGACAAAGCAGTTTATTGAAACTTATGTAAACTGGGAAGGGATCCTTAAGACAGTCCTTCCCAATCTCTAA
- a CDS encoding adenylosuccinate synthetase, protein MPCTVVVGGFFGDEGKGKIVSYLALKDRPHIAARGGVGTNAGHTVIYQSKLFKMRMLPSAFVNEKTRLLIGPGVLINPSILLEEVKMTASKDRVGLDFQCAIIDDQHILRDKANEHLSKTIQTTGSGCGPCMEDRVKRVVKIARDIPELETYLTDVPLEVNTAIDEGKLVLVEGTQGTFLSLYHGTYPYVTCKDVTAPSICADVGIGPTKIDDVIVIFKAYTTRVGGGLLVGELPEEEADRRGWSEMATVTHRRRRAAPFNFDLAKRAVMLNGATQAAITKLDVIYPECRGVTSIDKLSKSCLEFIKKIEESIRIPITLIGTGPTVADVIDLRNSSR, encoded by the coding sequence TTGCCATGCACGGTTGTCGTGGGCGGCTTTTTCGGAGACGAAGGAAAAGGAAAGATTGTTTCTTATCTTGCCTTAAAAGACCGCCCACATATAGCGGCTAGAGGAGGAGTTGGAACCAATGCAGGCCATACGGTTATTTATCAAAGTAAGCTATTTAAAATGAGAATGCTCCCTAGCGCCTTCGTCAACGAAAAAACTAGGCTTTTAATCGGTCCAGGAGTTTTAATCAACCCAAGCATCTTGCTCGAAGAGGTAAAAATGACCGCATCTAAAGACAGGGTTGGTCTTGACTTTCAATGTGCTATTATTGACGACCAACATATATTACGTGATAAAGCAAACGAGCACCTCTCTAAAACAATACAAACCACAGGCTCAGGATGCGGACCGTGCATGGAAGACCGCGTAAAACGAGTTGTTAAAATCGCACGCGATATACCTGAACTGGAAACGTATCTAACAGATGTGCCTCTCGAAGTGAATACCGCAATCGATGAAGGCAAACTTGTTCTAGTTGAAGGGACACAAGGCACTTTCCTTTCTTTATATCACGGTACCTACCCCTATGTTACCTGTAAAGATGTCACTGCACCGTCGATCTGCGCCGACGTCGGAATCGGCCCAACTAAAATCGACGATGTTATAGTAATTTTTAAGGCATATACTACTCGCGTTGGAGGAGGACTTTTAGTTGGGGAGTTACCCGAAGAGGAGGCTGATCGGAGAGGCTGGTCTGAAATGGCAACTGTTACACACAGGAGAAGAAGAGCGGCACCATTCAATTTCGATCTGGCGAAACGGGCAGTAATGCTTAACGGTGCTACACAAGCTGCAATTACCAAGCTCGATGTAATATATCCAGAGTGTAGGGGGGTAACATCCATAGATAAATTGTCTAAGTCCTGTCTAGAATTCATAAAAAAAATAGAAGAAAGCATTCGAATTCCAATAACACTGATTGGAACCGGTCCTACAGTCGCCGATGTAATTGACCTTCGTAATTCTTCCAGGTAG